One Priestia megaterium DNA segment encodes these proteins:
- a CDS encoding IS110 family transposase → MNCTQNEKLNQVTPHTLIVGVDIAKFKHVARAQDDRGKILGKALTFTNTKEGFDAFFAWLEEMQHKHEKADVLVGMEPTGHYWLNLAYTLKERLVSFGVVNPLHVKRSKELDDNSPTKNDIKDARVIAQLIKDGRFSYPRLPMDQDAEVKAGITIRNQIVGDLQALQGRIHNWLDKYFPEFLTVFKDWSGKMALATLEHIPLPVQLNQTTPERVAEIWSTYGGVQRPNHKRIQRLQEAAGRSVGLTVGLQMAQREIATNIKRYKMLKEELHALEKQLEDLVLTLPGIAEMLTVPGVGMVTVIELYSELGDIKNFENPRQILKYAGLNLRESSSGKHKGQTRITKRGRAKLRALLFRTVMPLVRHNRAFKALHQYYTTRQENPLRKKQSLIVLCGKLVRVLHTVGQKQCPFDEERMIRDIPHLSLALGA, encoded by the coding sequence ATGAATTGTACTCAAAACGAAAAGTTAAATCAAGTTACACCCCATACACTGATTGTCGGGGTAGATATTGCTAAATTTAAGCATGTTGCTCGGGCACAAGATGATCGTGGAAAGATCCTTGGAAAAGCTCTAACCTTCACGAATACAAAAGAAGGATTTGATGCGTTCTTTGCCTGGTTGGAAGAGATGCAACACAAACATGAGAAAGCCGATGTTCTAGTTGGTATGGAACCTACCGGTCATTACTGGTTAAATCTAGCCTATACACTAAAGGAGAGACTTGTCTCCTTCGGAGTCGTTAATCCTCTGCACGTTAAGCGAAGTAAAGAACTTGACGATAACTCTCCAACGAAAAATGATATCAAGGATGCTAGAGTTATCGCTCAACTGATAAAAGATGGTCGATTTTCTTATCCTCGCTTACCAATGGATCAAGATGCAGAAGTAAAGGCAGGAATTACAATTAGAAACCAAATTGTAGGTGATTTACAGGCTCTACAAGGACGGATTCATAATTGGCTAGATAAGTATTTTCCAGAGTTTTTAACCGTTTTTAAAGACTGGAGTGGAAAGATGGCGTTGGCCACGCTAGAACATATTCCTCTTCCAGTTCAACTTAATCAAACAACACCCGAAAGGGTGGCAGAAATATGGTCCACGTACGGAGGCGTACAACGCCCAAACCATAAACGAATACAGCGACTTCAAGAGGCTGCTGGACGTTCAGTAGGATTAACGGTTGGACTACAGATGGCACAACGAGAAATAGCCACAAATATCAAACGATATAAGATGCTTAAAGAAGAACTACATGCATTAGAAAAACAATTGGAAGACCTTGTGCTGACCCTGCCGGGTATTGCTGAAATGCTGACTGTACCTGGTGTTGGGATGGTAACTGTTATTGAACTTTATTCTGAGTTAGGTGATATTAAAAACTTTGAAAATCCACGCCAAATCTTAAAATACGCGGGATTAAATTTGCGAGAATCCAGCTCAGGAAAGCATAAAGGACAAACACGAATTACCAAACGAGGAAGGGCTAAATTGAGGGCTTTGCTCTTTCGGACTGTTATGCCCCTTGTTCGACATAATCGAGCCTTTAAGGCTCTGCATCAGTACTATACAACGAGACAAGAAAACCCTTTACGTAAGAAACAATCACTGATTGTACTTTGTGGGAAGTTAGTTCGTGTTCTACATACTGTAGGTCAGAAACAATGTCCATTTGATGAAGAGCGAATGATACGAGATATTCCCCATCTTTCTTTAGCTCTAGGAGCTTAA
- a CDS encoding NAD(P)H-dependent oxidoreductase codes for MKTLVIVTHPRLETSVINKSWVEELKKHSEKYTIHELYKVYPSGNIDVEKEQKLVKSHGNLVFQLPVYWFNCPPLLKKWIDDVLTYGWAYGSTGDNLKNRKVAFAVSAGIKKEDYSDNGRYQYTLEEVLVPFKTTVLYCNADYRSFFAFYGAEYKPSASEVKKSAQDYFNFIENL; via the coding sequence TTGAAAACTCTTGTTATCGTAACACACCCACGCTTAGAAACATCAGTTATTAATAAGAGCTGGGTAGAAGAACTCAAAAAACATTCAGAAAAATATACCATTCACGAATTATATAAAGTTTACCCTAGTGGCAACATAGACGTGGAAAAAGAACAAAAATTGGTTAAATCTCATGGGAATCTAGTTTTTCAGCTCCCTGTATACTGGTTTAATTGTCCACCTCTTTTAAAAAAATGGATAGATGATGTTTTAACTTATGGATGGGCCTATGGTTCAACAGGAGATAATTTAAAGAATCGTAAAGTTGCTTTTGCTGTGTCTGCAGGGATTAAAAAAGAAGACTATAGTGATAATGGAAGGTATCAATATACACTTGAAGAAGTATTGGTTCCGTTTAAAACCACAGTTCTATATTGCAACGCAGATTATCGTTCATTCTTTGCTTTTTATGGAGCAGAATATAAACCTTCTGCAAGTGAAGTAAAAAAAAGTGCTCAAGATTATTTCAATTTTATTGAAAACCTATAA
- a CDS encoding phosphoribosylaminoimidazolecarboxamide formyltransferase: MKEIGLRYGMNPNQGKAKVYNAENTPIKILNGEASYINFLDALNAFQLVRELRQATSQPAAASFKHVSPAGAAVYSPLNETLAESYFIEEADLSPLAIAYVRARGTDRMSSFGDCAAFSDEVDITAANLLKTEVSDMIVAPSYTQEALEILKQKKKGKYLILEIDPNYVPDPIEKRTVFGITLEQERNEVQIGKEVFNHIVTTQSVMPDNAKRDLLVALITLKYTQSNSICFALDGQTIGIGAGQQSRIHCTRLAAEKADKWWLRQHPRALNMKFREGISRVEVNNAIDGWLNDDITEVENEQWKRCFEEVPARLSKSEKQEWLKRLKDVSYASDAFLPFRDNIDRAAQSGVKYVVQTGNSLRDEQVTQAANEYGMVMAHSGIRVFHH, translated from the coding sequence ATGAAAGAGATTGGTTTACGGTACGGAATGAATCCAAATCAAGGTAAAGCTAAAGTTTACAATGCAGAAAACACACCTATTAAAATCTTAAACGGAGAAGCTAGTTATATTAACTTTCTAGATGCATTAAATGCTTTTCAATTGGTTCGAGAGCTTCGACAAGCCACTAGTCAACCTGCAGCAGCGTCTTTTAAACATGTAAGTCCAGCAGGTGCTGCTGTATATTCTCCACTAAATGAAACACTTGCTGAATCTTATTTTATTGAAGAGGCAGACCTTTCTCCTTTAGCTATTGCTTATGTAAGAGCGCGTGGAACAGATAGGATGTCTTCGTTTGGAGATTGTGCTGCTTTTAGTGATGAAGTGGATATAACTGCAGCTAATCTCCTCAAAACAGAGGTTTCTGATATGATTGTTGCACCAAGCTACACTCAAGAAGCACTAGAGATTTTAAAGCAGAAAAAGAAAGGAAAATATTTAATCTTAGAGATTGATCCAAACTATGTGCCTGATCCAATTGAAAAAAGAACGGTATTTGGAATTACTTTAGAACAAGAAAGAAATGAGGTACAGATTGGGAAAGAAGTTTTTAATCATATTGTTACGACTCAATCTGTTATGCCTGATAATGCAAAGAGAGACCTTCTTGTTGCTCTTATTACATTAAAATATACACAATCAAACTCCATTTGTTTCGCATTAGATGGTCAAACAATTGGAATTGGTGCTGGACAGCAGTCCCGTATTCATTGTACGAGGTTGGCAGCTGAAAAAGCTGATAAATGGTGGTTAAGACAACATCCAAGAGCCCTTAACATGAAGTTCAGAGAAGGCATTTCTCGTGTAGAAGTGAATAATGCAATTGATGGATGGTTGAATGATGATATTACTGAGGTAGAAAATGAACAATGGAAAAGATGTTTTGAAGAGGTCCCTGCTAGGCTAAGTAAGAGTGAAAAACAAGAATGGCTAAAAAGATTAAAAGACGTTTCTTATGCATCTGATGCTTTTTTACCGTTTCGTGATAATATAGATCGTGCGGCTCAGAGTGGCGTTAAATATGTGGTTCAAACAGGCAATTCTTTACGAGATGAACAGGTTACACAGGCGGCAAATGAATATGGAATGGTCATGGCGCATTCAGGCATACGTGTATTTCATCATTGA
- a CDS encoding DMT family transporter translates to MKWLLVVIAGILEVLWASGLKYATTLLEWIITFVLILVSCILLIYSYKKIPVAAAYTVFVGIGTAGTYLMGVYLGEPFSITQIIFLLILLTGIVGMKTFTKENGSRSE, encoded by the coding sequence ATGAAATGGTTATTGGTCGTCATTGCTGGGATTTTAGAAGTTTTGTGGGCTTCAGGTCTTAAGTATGCCACTACACTTTTAGAATGGATTATTACCTTTGTTTTAATTTTAGTAAGCTGTATTCTACTAATTTATTCATATAAAAAGATTCCAGTTGCTGCAGCCTATACTGTATTTGTAGGCATCGGAACGGCAGGGACTTATCTTATGGGGGTCTACCTAGGCGAGCCTTTCTCTATTACACAAATCATCTTTTTATTAATTTTACTAACTGGAATTGTTGGAATGAAAACATTTACTAAGGAAAACGGGAGCAGGAGTGAATAA
- a CDS encoding dienelactone hydrolase family protein, producing the protein MQNFTQSVGFEKGVQQINQVIVELKQQYRRFGVIGFSVEATIAWLCGENKICDFVIGCYGSRIRNYVDVEPTCPTLLVFANKEKAFDIHKLVDVLKKKRYSFLQVKSFEGSHGFMDPFSDNYKKLSAHLALQHINEFVQKQLSESFL; encoded by the coding sequence ATGCAAAATTTCACTCAAAGTGTTGGATTTGAAAAGGGAGTTCAACAAATTAATCAAGTCATAGTCGAACTAAAACAACAATATAGGAGATTCGGAGTCATTGGATTTAGTGTTGAAGCAACAATAGCATGGTTATGTGGTGAAAATAAGATATGTGACTTTGTAATAGGTTGTTACGGATCACGCATACGGAATTATGTAGATGTTGAGCCTACATGTCCTACATTACTTGTATTTGCAAATAAAGAAAAAGCATTCGATATTCATAAACTAGTAGACGTGTTAAAGAAAAAAAGATATTCGTTTTTGCAAGTGAAAAGTTTTGAAGGATCTCATGGATTTATGGATCCATTTTCAGATAATTACAAGAAACTGTCAGCTCATCTGGCTTTGCAACATATAAATGAATTTGTACAGAAGCAATTAAGTGAAAGCTTCCTATAA
- a CDS encoding DMT family transporter, whose protein sequence is MAWALLILAGIEEVIATIAMKYMDGLKKKGPLCVMIIGFAFSFYCLSNAMRVLPAGVAYGVWTGVGSVGITLTGILWFKEKLGIYQLISLCFILIGVIGLKMAS, encoded by the coding sequence ATGGCTTGGGCATTATTAATATTAGCTGGTATTGAAGAAGTTATTGCTACAATTGCGATGAAGTATATGGATGGTCTCAAAAAGAAGGGGCCATTGTGCGTTATGATCATTGGTTTCGCTTTTTCTTTTTATTGTTTATCTAATGCTATGCGCGTACTTCCTGCTGGGGTCGCTTATGGAGTATGGACAGGTGTTGGGAGTGTAGGGATTACTTTAACAGGCATCTTATGGTTTAAAGAAAAATTAGGGATTTACCAACTTATATCTCTTTGTTTTATCCTAATAGGAGTTATTGGTCTAAAAATGGCTAGTTAA
- a CDS encoding serine hydrolase — MQKVKSSLIGRLRDYTKEMMKDLSVPGAAVAIIKDGEIILSEGFGYRDIENEKSVTPSTLFAIGSSTKAFGTLSLSLLAQQQKFNWDKSVQTYIPTFSLHNPLVSSQITARDMASHRSGVSRHELLWYGSSLTRKNIAEKIQHLELDAPFRTTFLYNNLMYATISYMVEEITNQTWEQYVTEHILQPLRMEGTNFSVTTSQEDDDHALPYIEKNDDIVKVPFRNIDTVGAAGCINSNIEDMSKWILFHLNQGKVGEHELITPDMLQQMYQPHIPIPDEPLLSTLETTLNCYGLGWFISAYRGYKVIHHGGNIDGFSALVSFIPEENIGLVILTNTGTTLLPSYLANQIYDELLGLDAIDWHKRAIEDTAKFKEMMKELDKPLPQVKETTLTHAVEEYTGIFEHPAYGKMEVYKQNDTLYLKWESVNIEMKHHHYNVYTTKWNLSHTEMNVLIAYEMDVEGKLSQFKLHLPPMLSTKPIVFSKLTDRIL; from the coding sequence ATGCAAAAAGTAAAATCTTCTCTTATAGGTCGCCTACGTGATTATACAAAGGAGATGATGAAAGATCTAAGTGTGCCAGGGGCAGCAGTGGCAATCATAAAAGATGGAGAAATTATTCTTTCTGAAGGGTTTGGATACCGTGACATTGAAAATGAAAAATCAGTTACACCAAGTACACTGTTTGCAATTGGTTCATCCACAAAAGCTTTTGGGACGCTTTCTCTAAGTTTACTTGCCCAGCAACAAAAGTTTAATTGGGATAAATCTGTTCAAACTTATATTCCTACTTTTTCACTCCATAATCCTCTAGTAAGCTCACAAATTACAGCTCGTGATATGGCCTCTCATCGTTCTGGTGTTAGTCGTCATGAACTGCTATGGTATGGATCTTCATTAACAAGAAAAAACATTGCGGAAAAAATCCAACATTTGGAGCTAGATGCACCATTTCGTACAACCTTTTTATATAATAATTTAATGTATGCAACCATTAGCTATATGGTAGAAGAAATTACAAATCAAACATGGGAACAGTATGTAACCGAACATATTCTGCAACCTCTTCGTATGGAAGGTACAAATTTCTCGGTTACTACTTCGCAAGAAGATGATGATCACGCACTTCCATACATTGAAAAAAACGATGATATAGTCAAAGTTCCATTTCGTAACATCGATACAGTTGGCGCTGCAGGATGCATAAACTCAAATATAGAAGATATGTCTAAATGGATTCTATTCCATTTAAATCAAGGAAAAGTGGGCGAACATGAACTTATTACACCGGATATGTTACAGCAGATGTATCAACCGCATATCCCAATTCCAGATGAACCACTTTTATCCACATTAGAAACAACACTAAATTGCTATGGACTTGGCTGGTTTATTAGTGCATATCGGGGTTATAAAGTAATCCATCATGGTGGGAATATTGATGGATTTTCAGCACTCGTATCTTTTATACCAGAGGAAAATATCGGACTTGTTATATTAACAAACACTGGAACAACGTTATTACCATCTTACCTTGCGAATCAAATTTATGATGAGCTTCTGGGGTTAGATGCAATTGACTGGCATAAAAGAGCTATAGAAGATACAGCTAAATTTAAAGAAATGATGAAAGAATTAGATAAGCCTCTTCCACAAGTAAAAGAGACAACCCTTACACATGCAGTAGAAGAATATACAGGGATATTTGAGCATCCTGCATATGGGAAAATGGAAGTGTATAAACAAAACGATACGTTATATTTAAAGTGGGAATCAGTTAATATAGAGATGAAACATCATCATTACAATGTGTACACGACAAAGTGGAATCTTTCTCATACGGAAATGAATGTGTTAATTGCCTATGAGATGGACGTAGAGGGGAAATTATCACAGTTTAAATTGCATTTACCACCAATGTTGAGTACAAAGCCAATTGTATTTAGTAAACTCACAGATAGGATTTTATAA